A window of the Hordeum vulgare subsp. vulgare chromosome 5H, MorexV3_pseudomolecules_assembly, whole genome shotgun sequence genome harbors these coding sequences:
- the LOC123395401 gene encoding uncharacterized protein LOC123395401 yields the protein MAFVNMYNPEHHQSSFMAPRMSFSSDFALEPPPASALSARGPGDADFEFSVGSRPMMAADELFSKGRLLPLREAPHGQAGRPTTLREELRTDDRHGRAPRAPNIRWKELLGFKKANKKAAAADAGAGTSSAEAHTDLGGQGGTRDQ from the exons ATGGCATTTGTTAACATGTACAACCCGGAGCACCACCAGTCGTCCTTCATGGCGCCGCGGATGTCCTTCTCCAGCGACTTCGCGCTGGAGCCGCCGCCCGCGTCGGCGCTGTCGGCGCGCGGGCCCGGGGACGCCGACTTCGAGTTCTCCGTCGGCAGCCGCCCCATGATGGCCGCCGACGAGCTCTTCTCCAAGGGCCGACTCCTGCCGCTCCGGGAGGCCCCGCACGGCCAGGCGGGCCGGCCGACGACGCTGCGCGAGGAGCTGCGCACCGACGACCGCCACGGGCGCGCGCCCCGCGCGCCCAACATCCGGTGGAAGGAGCTGCTCGGCTTCAAGAAGGCGAACAAGAAGGCCGCCGCCGCCGATGCTGGCGCCGGCACGTCGTCGGCCGAGGCCCACACG GATCTTGGAGGGCAAGGAGGCACGAGAGATCAGTGA